The genomic DNA TCACGGCTGCACATACCGTGATAGGAAAGCCCTATCGACCTATATATCCCGAGTTTCCAAAGACCAGTGCCAGGGTTTCAAAGATCCTGGTGAAAAACATGCATAATCCGGTTTTACGGATGACAGATCCGGATATCCGGTTGAAGATGTGCGTGGTTTTGGTGAAGAAAAAGACGGAGATCCGGTTTGTTTTCCATGAGCGATCATTTCAGTTTCCTGCATTCTTTGGAACATATCACGACAAAGCTCGTGGTACTACGTACTGATTGGAGTGAAACAGGCCCTCTTTCCTGTTTCCATGCACATATTCATCTGTACATGCCCCCATGAGAATATGTACACTGATATCCGATCAGGACTGAACTGGAGGCTGACTAATAATATCTATCCCTGATGGATAAGCATTTGCATTTCAATTCTGCCATGCATTGCAGAATTACATGTAATATTTTTCGGACGAGAGTGAGAGTGTGAAGAGTACAAAAAAAGTAGAATGATCTCGTACTATACCCGGTACCGGGGGGAAGGAGCACTCATGGCAAGGGAGATCCCTTTTTGAATGCATGAAAGCCCCTCTTCCTGGTACCCGGTCTTTCGAAGAGTCATTCCTTTATTGTACCAAACTTCTGCATTGTTCGGATCAGATTCGAGTGCCTTATCATACCAGACCAGTGCATCTGCATGGTTTCCCATATGATCCAGGCAATCTGCAACCTTTTGAAATGCCCGCCCATTATTCGGCTCTTTTTCAATAATCTCTTTGTAAAGCCTGATTGCGATCTCATACTCACCCCTTATCTGACATTCATCAGCAGCACAAAAAACTGATTCAATCAAGGGATCGATTGTCGCATACATTCGTTCAAAAGCTGACGTTCCCTCTGTTGACATGTGTATCCTGTCCTAAAAACAAAGACCGGTAAAAATACCCCAAGACGCTCGTCACACACACATTTAAGACTCCCTTTTACCTTTCCCGGTCTTTGGCCTGCAACCAGAATATTCAGATGATACATATCAGATCCATACGGCGATTCTCTTGTCCGGTAAAGAACTGACCTATGCATTGAATGTTCATCATTTATGGGATAGTACTTGAGGTAATTTCCATTTAGAGAGTATATTGATAAGGATATGCCATTCAGATATGCACGTCA from Methanospirillum hungatei JF-1 includes the following:
- a CDS encoding tetratricopeptide repeat protein, whose protein sequence is MSTEGTSAFERMYATIDPLIESVFCAADECQIRGEYEIAIRLYKEIIEKEPNNGRAFQKVADCLDHMGNHADALVWYDKALESDPNNAEVWYNKGMTLRKTGYQEEGLSCIQKGISLAMSAPSPRYRV